Proteins encoded together in one Gammaproteobacteria bacterium window:
- a CDS encoding MerR family transcriptional regulator, with protein sequence MESNNKNKVELPPIPGKRYFTIGEVSDLCAVKPHVLRYWEQEFPQLKPVKRRGNRRYYQQHDVQMVRTIRSLLYEQGFTINGAKQQLSRRDSKKSKAVEAETTAATSPVSGSQDLVKALRTELEDLLENLAD encoded by the coding sequence ATGGAGAGCAACAACAAGAACAAGGTTGAACTGCCGCCGATACCGGGAAAACGCTACTTCACCATTGGCGAAGTGAGCGATCTCTGCGCAGTCAAACCTCACGTATTACGATACTGGGAACAGGAGTTCCCGCAACTGAAACCTGTCAAACGTCGAGGCAATCGACGTTACTACCAGCAGCATGACGTACAGATGGTGCGTACCATACGCAGCTTGCTTTATGAGCAAGGTTTTACCATTAACGGTGCCAAGCAGCAGCTGTCGCGACGAGATTCCAAAAAGAGCAAGGCCGTTGAGGCCGAGACAACGGCAGCAACAAGCCCGGTCTCAGGTTCTCAGGATCTGGTAAAGGCGTTGCGTACGGAGCTGGAAGACCTTCTGGAAAACCTAGCTGATTGA
- a CDS encoding type II toxin-antitoxin system RelE/ParE family toxin encodes MIISFGNTLAEDLYFDKKSKEVRKFPKDIHRVARRKLLYLHDAGDLDDLRVPPGNRLERLKGDLSGFHSIRINDQWRVIFKWENGNASEVTIVDYH; translated from the coding sequence ATGATAATTTCGTTTGGGAATACGTTAGCTGAGGACCTGTACTTCGATAAGAAGTCGAAGGAGGTTCGAAAATTTCCAAAGGATATTCACCGGGTTGCGAGACGCAAACTGCTCTATTTGCATGATGCGGGAGACCTAGACGATTTGCGTGTGCCGCCTGGAAATCGATTGGAGAGACTGAAGGGAGATTTGTCAGGGTTCCATTCGATACGAATCAACGATCAATGGCGGGTGATATTCAAGTGGGAAAACGGGAATGCAAGTGAAGTTACCATCGTTGATTATCATTGA
- a CDS encoding HigA family addiction module antitoxin, giving the protein MKEPKNPFHPGEILLEEFLEPMEMSQAAFAKKLGWTTTRLNELIKGKRGITAESALDLAQVLGTTPKLWMNLQATWDLAKAVERRNRAA; this is encoded by the coding sequence ATGAAAGAACCTAAGAATCCATTTCATCCTGGAGAAATTCTACTAGAAGAGTTTCTTGAGCCAATGGAAATGTCACAAGCAGCCTTTGCTAAGAAGCTGGGTTGGACTACAACACGCCTCAATGAACTGATCAAAGGGAAGCGTGGGATTACGGCCGAATCAGCCTTGGATCTAGCTCAGGTATTGGGTACTACTCCGAAGCTATGGATGAATCTGCAGGCAACATGGGATTTGGCTAAGGCGGTAGAACGTCGGAATAGGGCGGCGTAG
- a CDS encoding AraC family transcriptional regulator, translated as MSIIAGFNYHNLTPVVGEITPTFARFLYLSEIPCRVSASSAALSAFLYHLTPDTVGDAYMVALTTFNRLFPETPVFVTADFNNQNLILNAFRATKVYEFGILPMEIEFLRQSISRVIEHEPSTVVERDKESDTILVTGLSKEIQQIVLYIDQHYQNRMPVEFISSLFNMSPDNFSRKFSKELGMSFREYLKTIRLQQAHYLLHNTSLSIEEIAFRVGFSDPSLFSRMYYAKYMIRPSICRRDKRLAASSGS; from the coding sequence GTGAGTATTATTGCAGGCTTTAACTATCATAATCTTACTCCTGTTGTCGGGGAGATCACACCGACGTTCGCACGATTTTTATATCTGAGTGAGATTCCCTGCCGCGTAAGCGCATCAAGCGCTGCCTTAAGCGCATTTCTATATCACCTAACCCCGGATACTGTTGGTGATGCCTACATGGTTGCATTGACGACATTCAATCGACTGTTTCCCGAAACTCCTGTATTTGTTACCGCAGATTTTAATAACCAGAATTTAATACTAAATGCATTTCGTGCCACCAAGGTCTATGAGTTTGGCATTCTGCCTATGGAAATTGAATTTCTGCGTCAAAGTATAAGCAGGGTGATAGAGCATGAGCCATCAACAGTGGTAGAGCGGGACAAGGAGTCTGATACTATTCTGGTTACTGGTCTAAGCAAGGAAATACAGCAAATAGTCCTATATATTGACCAACACTATCAGAATAGAATGCCGGTTGAATTTATCTCGAGTCTTTTCAATATGAGCCCAGATAATTTTTCACGAAAATTCAGCAAAGAACTAGGTATGTCTTTTCGAGAGTACCTCAAGACGATTCGTCTACAACAAGCACACTATCTATTACATAACACCTCCCTGTCTATTGAGGAAATTGCATTTCGGGTTGGTTTTAGTGATCCCTCACTGTTTTCGCGTATGTATTATGCAAAATACATGATACGACCTTCAATTTGTCGTCGTGACAAACGTTTGGCTGCTTCTTCAGGAAGTTAA